The following coding sequences are from one Lolium rigidum isolate FL_2022 chromosome 6, APGP_CSIRO_Lrig_0.1, whole genome shotgun sequence window:
- the LOC124659254 gene encoding ervatamin-C-like gives MASSPGTWPVIATVLLMRGMFAAFPAAASVDAGDLLMMDRFHRWQATHNRSYLSAEERLRRFEVYRSNVEYIEATNRRGDLTYELGENQFADLTEAEFLARYGSSYDASGRTGWDITMTAAGGDAGSLWSSGGGDNSLEAPPPPSVDWRAKGAVTPARTQGSGCASCWAFATVATIESLNWIKTGKLVPLSEQQLVDCDQYDGGCNRGYYHRAMKWIMENGGLTTAAEYPYKAARGACRRAKPAVNIKGHLAVPPNEAALQSAVARQPIGVAIEIGSGMMFYKSGVYSGTCGTRLEHAITAVGYGADAAGTKYWIVKNSWGPAWGENGFIRMKRDVGGSGLCGIALDTAYPTM, from the exons ATGGCTTCCTCCCCTGGCACATGGCCGGTGATCGCCACGGTCCTGCTCATGCGTGGCATGTTCGCCGCCTTCCCAGCTGCGGCGTCCGTCGACGCCGGTGACCTGCTGATGATGGACAGGTTCCACCGGTGGCAGGCGACGCACAACCGCTCGTACCTGAGCGCGGAGGAGAGGCTGCGGCGCTTCGAGGTGTACCGCAGCAACGTGGAGTACATCGAGGCGACCAACAGGCGCGGCGATCTCACCTACGAGCTCGGCGAGAACCAGTTCGCCGACCTCACCGAGGCGGAGTTCCTGGCAAGGTACGGGTCTTCTTACGACGCCAGCGGTCGCACTGGCTGGGACATCACCATGACCGCCGCTGGCGGCGACGCTGGCAGCCTGTGGTCGTCTGGCGGTGGCGACAACTCCTTGGAGGCTCCGCCTCCGCCCAGCGTGGACTGGAGGGCCAAAGGCGCCGTGACGCCGGCTAGGACCCAAGGCTCAGGATGTG CCAGCTGCTGGGCgttcgcgacggtggcgacgaTCGAGAGCCTGAACTGGATCAAGACGGGGAAGCTGGTGCCGCTGTCGGAGCAGCAGCTGGTGGACTGCGACCAGTACGACGGCGGCTGCAACCGCGGCTACTACCACAGGGCCATGAAGTGGATCATGGAGAACGGCGGCCTCACCACGGCCGCCGAGTACCCCTACAAGGCCGCCAGAGGCGCATGCAGGCGCGCCAAGCCCGCCGTCAACATCAAGGGCCACCTGGCCGTCCCGCCCAACGAGGCGGCCCTGCAGAGCGCCGTCGCCAGGCAGCCCATCGGCGTCGCCATCGAGATCGGCAGCGGCATGATGTTCTACAAGAGCGGCGTCTACTCCGGCACCTGCGGCACGCGGCTCGAGCACGCCATCACCGCCGTCGGCTACGGCGCCGACGCCGCGGGGACCAAGTACTGGATCGTCAAGAACTCGTGGGGCCCGGCGTGGGGCGAGAACGGCTTCATCCGTATGAAGCGTGATGTCGGGGGCTCGGGGCTCTGCGGCATCGCCCTCGACACCGCCTACCCGACCATGTGA